Proteins encoded in a region of the Uloborus diversus isolate 005 chromosome 1, Udiv.v.3.1, whole genome shotgun sequence genome:
- the LOC129221554 gene encoding nicotinate-nucleotide pyrophosphorylase [carboxylating]-like isoform X2, which yields MLESILHPIHLKELAKQWMLEDVTNYDFGGGVVGDTECEFTIFMKSPGVLAGIPFANAVFSELGLKANWIHKEGEKIFPITPVVKIFGSARKLLLAERIVLNVLSRASGVATIASNMKSQLESVGWKGALAGTRKTTPGFRMVEKYALLVGGADTHRYDLSSMVMLKDNHVTISGSIETELKRTALAVKHQYPKVLIEASGGITCQNITNYTCPYVDIISSSSLVQGYETVDFSMKASQSMKATKLTLHQVE from the exons ATGTTGGAAAGCATTTTACATCCTATACATCTAAAAGAGTTAGCAAAGCAGTGGATGCTGGAAGACGTTACAAATTATGATTTTGGAGGAGGTGTTGTTGGAGACACTGAGTGTGAATTCACTATTTTTATGAAAAGTCCTGGAGTTCTTGCTGGTATTCCGTTTGCGAATGCAGTATTTTCTGAGCTTGGCTTGAAGGCAAACTGGATTCACAAAGAAGGAGAGAAAATTTTCCCAATCACACCGGTTGTTAAAATATTCGGTTCTGCTAGAAAACTTTTGTTGGCAGAACGTATAGTGTTAAATGTTTTGAGCCGGGCTAGTGGTGTTGCTACTATTGCTTCGAATATGAAGTCTCAGTTGGAAAGTGTAGGATGGAAAGGTGCACTAGCTGGCACACGTAAAACTACGCCTGGCTTTAGAATGGttgaaaaatatgctttgctAGTTGGCGGAGCAGACACGCATCGTTATGATTTGTCCAGCATGGTTATGTTGAAAGACAATCACGTGACAATTTCTGGATCAATAGAAACG gAGCTAAAAAGAACTGCTTTAGCTGTAAAACATCAGTACCCTAAGGTTTTAATTGAAGCCAGTGGCGGTATTACATGTCAAAACATTACAAATTATACTTGTCCATATGTTGATATCATCTCAAGTAGCTCTTTAGTGCAAGGCTATGAAACAGTAGATTTTTCCATGAAAGCAAGCCAAAGTATGAAAGCTACTAAATTGACTTTACACCAAGTTGAATGA
- the LOC129221554 gene encoding nicotinate-nucleotide pyrophosphorylase [carboxylating]-like isoform X1, with protein sequence MLESILHPIHLKELAKQWMLEDVTNYDFGGGVVGDTECEFTIFMKSPGVLAGIPFANAVFSELGLKANWIHKEGEKIFPITPVVKIFGSARKLLLAERIVLNVLSRASGVATIASNMKSQLESVGWKGALAGTRKTTPGFRMVEKYALLVGGADTHRYDLSSMVMLKDNHVTISGSIETAVKKAREFCGFSQKIEVECQSLDEATEACHANCDVVMLDNFEPEELKRTALAVKHQYPKVLIEASGGITCQNITNYTCPYVDIISSSSLVQGYETVDFSMKASQSMKATKLTLHQVE encoded by the exons ATGTTGGAAAGCATTTTACATCCTATACATCTAAAAGAGTTAGCAAAGCAGTGGATGCTGGAAGACGTTACAAATTATGATTTTGGAGGAGGTGTTGTTGGAGACACTGAGTGTGAATTCACTATTTTTATGAAAAGTCCTGGAGTTCTTGCTGGTATTCCGTTTGCGAATGCAGTATTTTCTGAGCTTGGCTTGAAGGCAAACTGGATTCACAAAGAAGGAGAGAAAATTTTCCCAATCACACCGGTTGTTAAAATATTCGGTTCTGCTAGAAAACTTTTGTTGGCAGAACGTATAGTGTTAAATGTTTTGAGCCGGGCTAGTGGTGTTGCTACTATTGCTTCGAATATGAAGTCTCAGTTGGAAAGTGTAGGATGGAAAGGTGCACTAGCTGGCACACGTAAAACTACGCCTGGCTTTAGAATGGttgaaaaatatgctttgctAGTTGGCGGAGCAGACACGCATCGTTATGATTTGTCCAGCATGGTTATGTTGAAAGACAATCACGTGACAATTTCTGGATCAATAGAAACG gctGTTAAAAAAGCACGAGAATTTTGTGGTTTTTCTCAGAAAATAGAAGTTGAATGCCAATCTTTAGATGAAGCAACAGAAGCTTGTCACGCGAATTGTGATGTTGTTATGCTTGACAACTTTGAAccagaa gAGCTAAAAAGAACTGCTTTAGCTGTAAAACATCAGTACCCTAAGGTTTTAATTGAAGCCAGTGGCGGTATTACATGTCAAAACATTACAAATTATACTTGTCCATATGTTGATATCATCTCAAGTAGCTCTTTAGTGCAAGGCTATGAAACAGTAGATTTTTCCATGAAAGCAAGCCAAAGTATGAAAGCTACTAAATTGACTTTACACCAAGTTGAATGA